In Alteromonas macleodii, the sequence TTACTGACATGAAAAAAACGCACGCATTGTGCGTTTTTTTGTTTTCTGCGGTATGATTCATAGCGTTATTTTTCTTACGTTCTTTCGTATGGTTTCACTTTGCAGTTAGCGCAGAGCTTCTATTTGAAAACGTGTATTCTTTATTGAATATATTCAATTTAAGTTTGCCTAAACTTTCTTAATATCAAGTGTTTAAGATAACTGCAATCACAGTATTGGTTTAGTGGTATTTCATGATTTTGCCTATTGTTCGCCGCGAGGTATCCGGCGCCTCGTTAAGCTCCGACTTACACCCTGTTATCGACAGAATTTACCGCGGTCGCAATATTGCGAATATGGATGACTTGGAGAATGGCCTTAAAGGACTTACGCATTTCAATGTATTAAAAGGGATGCCTCAAGCCGCGCAAATCCTTGCCAATGCCGTTGTGCAAAATAAGCGCGTTATCATAGTGGGCGATTTTGATGCCGATGGCGCTACCAGTACATCGGTATGTATACTGGCGCTTCGAGCTATGGGCTATCACAACGTTGATTTCCTTGTACCTAATCGCTTTGATTTTGGTTATGGGCTTAGCGTACCTATTGTCGATGAGGCAGCGAAACTAGGTGCCGAGGTTATTGTAACCGTGGATAACGGCATATCTTGTATTGACGGTGTAACCCATGCTAAATCTTTAGGTATGCAGGTTGTGGTGACCGATCACCACTTGCCAGGTGATACATTACCGCCAGCTGATGCGATAGTGAACCCTAACCAACCTGGCTGTGAATTTCCCTCTAAAAACTTAGCTGGCGTGGGTGTGGCTTTTTATATCATGCTTGCGCTTAAAGCTGAGCTACAGCAGCAAGGGTATTTTGAGAAAGTAGGTATTGCACCACCCAACTTAGCTTCCCTGTTAGATATTGTTGCTGTTGGCACCGTGGCCGATGTGGTGGTTTTAGATAAAAATAACCGAATTTTAGTTCACCAAGGTCTTCAGCGTATCCGTGCTGGTAAGTGTCGACCAGGTATTAAAGCGCTAGTTGAAGTCGCAAACCGCGATTGCGCGCACCTAACCTCCACCGACTTGGGCTTTGTAGTAGGTCCCAGACTTAATGCTGCCGGTCGCTTAGACGATATGTCGCAAGGCATTGCTTGCTTACTAGAAGATGAAACCATTCAAGCGCGAATGATAGCGGCAGAGCTCGATGCGCTTAACAAAGAACGCCGCGAAATTGAAACCGGCATGAAAGCACAAGCCGAAACTGTACTAGAGCAGATGGCACTGGATGAAGGCGATATGCCAAGCGCACTGGTGGTTTATCGCGAAGACTTTCACCAAGGCGTGATTGGTATTGTGGCAGGCCGGCTAAAAGAGAAGTATCTTAAACCTGTTATCGCTTTCGCTCATCAAGACGATATTGTGATTAAAGGCTCGGCGCGCTCCATTCCTGGTGTGCACATTCGCGATGTACTTGATGAAGTAAATACACGCTATCCTGGCGTTATCGAGAAATTTGGTGGACACGCCATGGCCGCTGGTTTGAGTTTGCCTGTCGCCAAGCTTCCTGACTTCGAGCAGGCTTTTGTTGACGTTGCTCGTACCCATATGGAAAAGCTTGATGGCAATCATGCACTGCTCTCTGACGGTGATTTATCTTCAGAAGAATTGTGTTTGCCTTTTGCGCATTTATTGCGCCAGGCAGGTCCGTTTGGTCAGGGTTTTGAATCACCGTTATTTGATGGAGAATTTACGCTTCTCGATCAGCGACTAGTAGGACAAAAGCACCTTAAGATGGTGTTGAAAAGTGATGGCGCCAGTGAAGTAGACGCTATTGCGTTTAACATTGATTTAAAAGCATGGCCTAACGCCATGGTAAAGCGTGTACATATCGCTTACCGCCTTGATATCAATGTTTTCAGAGGGCAAGAAACTGTACAGCTTATTATTGAGCAAATAGAAGCGGTTTAAACGAAGTTGATTCACGTACAGCATTGAGCCTTCTAAAACCTAGCTAGTCAAAAAGCGATACGAGCTAAAGAACTAAAGAGCTAAAAAATAAGAAAAAAGAGGCAAGGGTGAAAAGCGAACGACAGAAACTGGTGGAAAAGCATAGTCAGCTTAATCAAACCGACAATATTAAAGTGATTTCTCACGTTCAGCGTGAAGAAAAAGACAGCGATTGGATACGCCACACCATTATGCTAGAAGGCATTGATGTCCCTTTTATTTACCGGCGAAAACAGCAATATCAAAGTTTAAAAGGGGCTCGAGTAAACGTAACTTATTATCGCCATGTAGAAGATGTGGCTGGCATTGAATTTGAAACCATGAAAGTGGTAAGAATTAAACGCAGCTAATAAGTTATTTGCCTTTGCAGCTAAAATACACCTTTTAACTTGCACCTAAATAGCTACCGATTCGGTGCTAAACAATAGTGAACAACAATGAATAATGATTGGTTAAATGCCTATGTATTGCATAGACGCCCTTACAGGGAGACCAGCTATATTGTTGACTTTTTTACCCTGGAAGAGGGGCGTGTTAGCGCGGTAGCTAAGGGTGTGAAAAACAGTAAATCAGATAAAAAGAGCCTGCTTCAACCTTTTCAACATCTTCGCCTGCAGTTAAGCGGAAAATCAGAGTTAAAAAGCCTACGGCACGTTGAAAGCGTCGCTCCGTCCATCAATTTGGTAGGCACAGCGTTGTTTTGTGCAATGTATGTAAACGAGTTAACCAACCGTGTTATGCCTGCCGGCCTCGCTAGCGACGGCGTGTACGACGCTTATGAAAATACATTACTGTCTCTTCGTGATAATAGCGACATAGAAGTGACCTTGCGACAGTTCGAGTTTGCACTACTCGATGAAATGGGGCTACTGCCCGACTTCACTACTGACGTAGAATACGAAATGCCAATTGAAGAAACAGGCAGCTATAACTTTCAGATAGATGCGGGCTTTGTGCCTATTCCCCAAGATGTGGCTGGTTTAAGGGGCATGCGAGGCTTTCCTGGGCAAGCGTTGCTTAGTTTGTCACAGGGGGAGTTTACCCCGCTTAGCAAGAAGGTTGCTAAAGTGCTTTGTCGCGACTTGCTCAAACCGCTCATTGGAGACAAGCCGCTTAAAAGCCGCGAACTATTTATGCCGAAACCCCGTTAGTGCGTTGGCATGTAAAGTCGCTAATGAGGTGCAACACCTTTTATAATAGTGCTTATCTTCACGCGTCTAGCACTAGACAAGAACTGCTATCAAGGCTAATGGCATTAGATTATTTTCTCTTAACTCAAATGCTTAAACAGCACCTTCTATAAAAAAATTTGCTACAATCTGCACTTTCTAGGGAAGGGTGTTTGCGCCCTTTAAATAATGTATTAAACATGAAGAGCAGGCATCTTCTTTCGCTCTTACAGGTTAGGTGGTGAAATGAGCACGATTCTATTAGGCGTTAACATCGACCATATCGCAACGCTTCGCAATGCGCGCGGTACACATTATCCAGATCCAGTGCACGCTGCTGACATTGCTGAGCGTGCAGGTGCAGACGGCATTACCGTTCACTTACGAGAGGATCGCCGTCATATTAAAGATCGCGACGTGCGTATTTTAGCGCAGACCATTAACACTCGACTTAATCTAGAAATGGCAGTAACCGATGAAATGCTGGCCATTGCAGAAGAAGTAAAACCTGTTTTTTGCTGCCTAGTACCGGAAAAACGTGAAGAGTTAACCACTGAAGGTGGTCTCGATGTAGCGGGCAACTTTGAAAATATTAAAGCAGCGTGCGAGCGTCTTGCGAATGCCAACATCCTAGTGTCTTTGTTTATCGACGCGGATAAAGCGCAGATTGATGCAGCGGCAGCATGTAGCGCGCCTTACATTGAAATTCACACTGGTCAATACGCAGAAGCCACCAGTGAAGATGAGCAGCAAAAAGAGCTAGCTCGCTTAGTTGAAGGTATTGAATATGCTGACAGTTTAGGACTTAAAGTGAATGCGGGTCACGGCTTGCACTATCACAACGTTAAACCTATAGCGGCGATTCCTCAGCTAATCGAACTTAATATTGGTCATGCTATCATCGCTCGCGCCGCGTTCGACGGACTTCACACAGCAGTGGCTGATATGCGTAAGCTGATGCTTGAAGCACGCGCTGGAATTTAATTCAAAAGGGCAAATATAGCGTGGCGATTGCAGGGCTAGGTACTGACATTGTAGAAATTGCTCGCCTTGGTAAAGGCGAGAGCGCTAACGAACGTTTGGCTAAGCGTGTACTTACGCCTGCCGAGTGGCAGGCGTTTAGTGAGCACGCTACACCAGTGCGCTTTTTAGCAAAACGCTTTGCCGCGAAAGAAGCAGCGGTGAAAGCCCTTGGTACGGGTATTGGAAATGGGATTAGTTGGCAACACATAGAGGTGCGTAACAACGACCTAGGGGCGCCAGAACTTCATTTTTCTGGTGAATTTGCTGCTATGTGTGAGGCAAGGGGCATTACCCGAAGCGTGATCAGTATTTCAGACGAGCAGCATTATGCCGTCGCCACCGTTATACTAGAGTCCTAATCATTTTCTAAAACGCGGCCTACTAAAACGCAGATTGAAAGTAGCCCAGGTAGATGAAACCTATCTGGGCTGCGTTTACAAAAAAACGCTACAAATATCAAACCACGCAGAGCAAGTTACCGGAGTCACACTTGGCAAACCTTTTTAAACAATCACGCAGCAAACAAAAAGGCACAGCGTCTTCCCGCCTAAGTGGCAATGGAAAAAAAGGTAATGCCAGTGCCAACGCACAGGTCGCAGGACTTCGGTTTGGAAAAACTAAAAATGCCTCACAAGCCAGTAAGAAGGCAAATTCCAGTACGGTGACCATTGAAGATGTCGACTGGATGGGTCATGGGGTAGTACGCGGCAACCCCATAATGTTTGTTGAAGGTGCCCTTGTTGGAGAAACCTGCGACATTGAGGTGCTATCAAGCAAAAAGAAAGTCATCAACGCCAAAGCGACAAATATTCAATTACCTAGTGAGGCAAGGCAAGCGCCTTTCTGCCCTGTGTTTGATTCGTGTGGTGGATGTCAGCTACAGCACATAAAGCCGGATACTGCCCTTGAGCAAAGAGACAACGCTCTTAAGGTGATGATGGAACGTCAATTGGCAATGAAAGCAGGCGTTTGGCAATCTCCTTTGGTGGGTCCTCGACCTCAATATCGCAGAAAAGCAAGACTGGCTATCGACGCCCGCAACCCGAATCAAATTAAACTAGGCTTTCGCGAAGCCAATAGCAACAAAGTAACCAATGTGGATAGCTGCCCAATTTTGGTTGACCCTTTATCTAATATCATTGGCCCTTTGCAAAACGCGCTCACAGGTTTTGAGTCAGCTCGACACATTGGGCATATAAGCCTAATTGCCGGTGATAACACTTCGCACCTTGTTATTAAACATATTAAAGCGCTTGAGGCAGAGCTTATTGATGCGGTGAATGCACTGGTTAACGAGTACTCTCTCGCCAATACCGATAAAATAGAGTTAAAGCTTGAGAACAAACAAGGGCAAATTCGCAGTGTAGGGCATGGCACTGATTTGGTTATGTCCACGATAAATGACTGTTCTATTTCACCAAGTGCTAACGACTTTATTCAAATAAACAAAGTGGTTAACGAAAAAATGATTGACCAAGCAATGGACTGGCTAAACCCACTGCCCAACGAACGTATAGCCGATTGGTTTAGCGGGCTGGGCAATTTTACCTTACCTATTGCTAAGTCAGGTTCTAGGGTACAAGCGGTCGAGGGTGTTGCAGAGATGGTGCGCCGCGCAAAAGACAATGCACAGCGACAGGGCATTAACAATGTCGAGTGGCTGCATTTAGATTTGGCAGATAAGACCAATGTCGAGGCTTCTTTGCAGCAGGGCTTTGATAAGGTACTGCTTGATCCTTCAAGAGAAGGGGCATTGACCGTTTGTCATGCGCTTGTAAAAGCACTACCAAAAACGATAGTGTATGTTTCTTGCAACCCAAGTACGTTTTCTAGAGACGCAAAAGTGTTGATAGACGGAGGTTATGAAATGGAAAAAGCGGGCGTAGCAGAAATGTTCCCCTTCACCCATCACATGGAAATGATGGCCTTGTTTACGCGAAAGCAGCAGTAACGAGTAAAGGATATGGTATCAACAAGAAAGGTCCACGAAGCAGACCGGCCCCCCTTTGAAGCTTGGCTAGACAGTCTTGAGCTGAGTGCAGAAACAAAAGATAAGCTAAGTGCAGTGTCTTCCATTCCCGAGCGGCTATTGGTTGGCCAGGAAATGGTTGAGATTTTGTGTCAACTTAATATGGATGATGCAACGCTTCAGGCTGCCCTAGTGTTTCCTTATTGCGAACAGCACGCTTTAAGTGAAGAAGATATTGTTGATGAGTTTGGTGGGGAGATTCGAGACCTTATCGTTGGCGTGCGTCGAATGGATGCCATTAAGTCGTTACATGCCCGTAAAGTGAACGGCTCTGGCTTTGCTGAAAGATCAGACGAGCAGCACATAGACAGTATTCGTCGTATGCTCCTTGCGATGGTAGAAGACGTACGCGCCGTTGTTATTAAGATGGCCGAGCGTATTTGTGCACTTCAACAGGTTAAAAAAGCCGACGAAGAAACTCGTGTTATGGTGGCTCGCGAGTGCGCCAGTATTTACGCACCATTGGCAAACCGGTTGGGTATCGGACAGTTAAAGTGGGAACTTGAAGATCTTGCGTTTCGTTACTTACACCCCATCACCTACAAACAAATCGCTAAGCAGTTAGATGGCAAGCGCAGAGAGCGCGCCGAGTACATAGAGACCATAGTAGGCGACTTGCAAGGCTTACTTGATAGCGAACAAATCCGCGCTGACGTATACGGCCGCCCTAAGCATATTTTTAGCATTTGGAAAAAAATGCAGAAAAAGCGCCTTACGTTCGAGCAGCTTTTTGATATTCGTGCAGTGCGTATTATTGCCGAGCGACTACAAGATTGCTACGCAGCGTTAGGTACCGTTCACGCAAGTTATAAACATTTACCTAACGAATTTGACGATTATATCGCAACCCCTAAACCTAACGGTTACCAGTCTATTCACACGGTGATTGTGGGGCCTGAAGGAAAGTCGGTTGAGATTCAAATTCGTACCCAAAAAATGCATCAGGATGCCGAACTTGGTGTGGCTGCTCACTGGAAATATAAAGAGGGCAGTACGGGTAAACAATCCGGCTATGACGAGCGCATAAACTGGCTTCGCCGCATACTTGCATGGCAAGAAGAAGTGGCGGAATCGGGTGACTTGGTTGAAGAGCTTCGCAGCCAGGTGTTTGACGATAGGGTTTACGTGTTTACACCCAAAGGCGACGTTATTGACCTTCCCCAAGGCGCTACGCCGCTTGATTTTGCCTACTACATTCACAGTAACGTAGGCCATCGCTGCATAGGCGCAAAAGTGAATGGGCGTATCGTGCCTTTCACTTATTTACTGCAAAGTGGCGACCAAATCGAAGTATTAACCGGAAAAGAGCCGAACCCAAGTCGCGACTGGATGCACCCAGGCCTTGGCTATGTGCATTCGTCGCGAGCGCGCGCCACTATCCACTCCTTCTTTAAAAAGCAGGACAGAGATAAAAACCTTGCTGCCGGTAAAGAGCTACTAGAGCGGGAGCTTCAGCGTGCCCACTTGCCTGCTAAAGTACCTAATGAAGCGTTTGAGAAGTTTAATTTACAAACCCTTGACGACTTATACACTGCGGTAGGTGCCGGTGATGTGCGCGTTATGCAAGTGATTAACTTTATTCATCACTTGCAAGAGCCACCAGCCCCCGAACCTGAAATTAGCCCTAAGGTAAAAACGCGCAAAACTGCGGCTGGCACGGGTAAAAAAGACGCGGTAGTAGTGCAGGGCGTGGGGCACTTAATGAGTCAGCTCGCTAACTGCTGTAAGCCGGTTCCCGGCGAAGCTATTTTAGGCTATATCACGCAAGGCCGTGGCGTAAGCGTTCATAAAGAAAGCTGCAGTCAGCTGCAGCACTTGTTATCACAGCACCCTGAGCGCCAGATCGAAGTGAATTGGTCACATGAGCTTAAAGTGGGTTTTGAGACAGGCATTGATATATTTTGCCACGATAGAAACGGCCTGTTGCGCGACATTACTACGGTGTTGGCGAATGAAAACGTGCCGCTCTTAGGGGTAAATAGCTTAAGTGATAAAAACAGGCAGACGGCACTTATTACCATATCTATCGAGGTTAATGATCTTGAGAGAGTGTCAAAAGTCTTAACTCAATTACGACAGCTTAAAGGCGTGACAGATGCAAAACGCAAGCAAAGCTAGCCTTGGAGAAATGCAGCGGCTGCTAGACATTATGACGCAACTGCGCGACCCGCAATCTGGCTGTCCATGGGATGTGAAACAAACCATGGGAAGCCTAACTCGCTACACCATAGAAGAAGCCTATGAAGTGGCTGATGCTATTGCCGCTGGTGATATGCACGATATCAAAGATGAGTTGGGTGACTTGCTGTTTCAAGTAGTGTTCTACGCGCAGATCGCCAGTGAATCGAAGGAATTCTCTTTTGACGATGTTGCGCAAAGCATTAGCGATAAGCTGGTGCGCCGGCACCCTCATGTCTTTGGTGCACAGTCAGACGATGAAGTAAAAAGCGATGAGTTAAGCGTTACAAACAAAGAACATACGCCATTGAGCGACAGCGTTTTAAATGCACAGTGGGACAAAATAAAAGCCCAAGAAAAGCAACTTAAAAAGCAGCGTTTAAAGCAAGACGAAGCAACAGAAACCAGTATTCTAGATAGCGTACCCAAAGGTATGCCGGCACTTATGTACGCGCAAAAGCTGCAAAAAGCCTGTGCAAAGGTAGGCTTTGACTGGCCTGACGCCGCGCCTGTTATTGATAAAGTACGCGAAGAAGTAGAAGAGATTCAGCAAGAGCTTGATACGAAGCAACGCCTTCTATGTGAAAACAGTGCTGACCAAAACTCTTTAAGTAATAGTGTACGTGATAACCAGCAGGCTATCGAAGAAGAAATTGGTGATGCACTTTTTGCCATGGTTAATCTGGCAAGACATTGCAAGGTAGATGCTGATACCGCACTTAGAAACGCCAGTAACAAGTTTGCTAACCGTTTTAAAGGCGTAGAGCGCTTAGCGGCTGAACAGGGCGACAAGCTCGACGCATTGACGCTTGATGAATTGGAAGCGCTGTGGCAGCAGGTCAAGCAGTCGTCTAACACTAAGTAATTGTACGTCGCAGCATACTGAAAGTCTGCTTAGACTGATAACGTGAATGCCGCGCTGGTGCAGAGGTATGTGATTTTCAGTTCGAACGAATTACAAATACCGCTGCAGCCAAAAGACAAAATAGACTAGTGCCAGAAGTAAGATGGGCAGCGTTCGCTTTTGTGTTTTGGTTAGAGCAGAGGATTTCGTACGCTTCCATGTCATCATCACCCCCGTTGCAGAAAGCGTTGTTAAACCAACACCAAATACAAACCAAATTAACTTAGACAAAAGCCCACCGAAGTATCCAAAGTGCAGCGGGTCTGCGTATTCATTGAGGTAGTTAGTCCAGGCCATAATTTTGGGCTCTTGTACGCCAACAATACGCTGATTGGTTATATCAATATCTACTTTATGCGCGCGCTCACGCAGCAAAGGGTTATTGCCTATACCTGTGAATCGCAGTGCTGCTGTGTCTGAGGTAGGAAATAGTACACCGGTGATCTGCCAGTCCTCAATGGCTTGCGATGCCTTCTGAAACGCACTGGAAAACTGCGTGGTTGATACAGGGTTAACTTGCTCATAATTTGAAATGACGGTGGCCTTTGGTGGGCGAGGTTCAAATCGATTGCCTGCAACTGCGGCACCGAATTCAAATAAATACCACCAACTGGTTATGACAATGACAATGAAAAACCAGAGGCTCCACAGCCCAAGCAGTTTATGAAGGTCGCTCAGTAGTATTCTTGGGCCTTGGTTTAGGCGGAGACGGGTAATGGCGGTTTTCCAGTTTCGGGTTGTTTTTAGGCCCGTATACAGCGAGATAGCAAGAATGAATGCGAAAAAGGTAACCGTTGGTAAGCCAAGATAATTAGGCATAAACAGATAGCGGTGAAAGTCTCGGAAGAACCGCTGAATCGTTAAAATAGGAATATCGCCTGTCACTTCATAGGTGTACTGATCCACGTGGATAAAGCGGTCATGACCATCGGGGAATTCTGCTCTGACACGGTAGGTGAAATTATCATGTCCCATGGTCGAGATGGATTTTATCTTTGCTTGTTCTGCATAGTTAAGCGTAGCCTCATAGATACTGTTCCACTTAACAATTTCATCATCGGCGCTGTCTAGGCTGCTAGGAGGCGTATTAAACGTGCGCATTTCCTCAAACACAAGCCAATCAATTTCATTGGAGACCGTAGCGATAGTACCCGTTGATAAAATGATAAAAAGGACGATAGAAAGCTGAAAGCCTACCCACGCATGGAGGTTGTATAGCTTCTTTCTGTATTTTCTTTGCGCGGTTCTATCGTAGGTCATGAAATTTTAATGTAAGGAAAGTCAAGGAAAGTAAAGATAAGCTCTGCATTGGGAGCACTAATCGAAGGATTCAGCTTAGTTTAAATAAACAATGGCTAAACTTAAGCACCTTTTATTTGATTCGTTCAAAAGCTTAGCCAATATTTCTACTTTAAAAAGCGTTGTTGGTTACCACTTGTAAGTGAATTCTACAAAACCGTTCCTCGGGTTTCCAGGGAAGTGACCCGTGCGCTCAATAAAGCCTGATTCTGCATACTCTTTATCAAAGAGGTTATCTACTCTAAACAGTACACTGTAGTTGTCTACTTCCCAAGTTATTGATGCATCGGCAATGAAATAGGACTTCACGTTTTGCCCAGATAGACTCAATTGGTCGTCAACATAGTTTCCACCAAAGGCAAAGGCAAGATCCCATTCGGGAACTTGGTAACGCGTCCAGAAACCAAATTGATTCTGAGGTGCATTAGCAAAGCGATCGCCTACACTGTTACTGATACCGCTACCACCATTGTCTGCTGTGATTCGAGCGTCGTTGTAACCATATGCTAGGCTTAAGATCCAATTTGGTGTTAAGTCAGTGATAACCTCAACTTCAAATCCATCACTGGTGACTTCACCCACCGCCGCAACGTTGTCAATGCCGTCACCTTCAGGATCCTCACCGGTGGATTGAAGGATATTTTCTCGGGTTATTTGATACACGGCTAATCGCAGCAAGGTAGTTTCATCGAACAGTTCTGCATTTATACCGCCCTCGATAATATCTCCTGTGGTTGGCTCAAATGGTCCACCAGCTTCATCCTGCTGACTACTCACCGACTGAGGTTCATAAGAATCTGCCCATTGACCATAAAGTGAAATATTAGTGCTAATTTTATAAATACCACCAACCCTGAAGCTTACGTTTGAATCGTCGAAAATGGCACTAGACGTTTCATCTTCAAACTGGTCGTAGCGCAAACCAGCAACAAAGGTAAACTGCTCCCAAGCGAGTTCATTCAGTACATAGGCACCGTTTCGCGTTTGCTCGGTTGTGCTCAATGGTCTGAATTGTACATTGTAGTTTTCAGACTGCGTTATACCGTAGTTAGGATTAGTAAGCGTTAGTGGAATGATATCTGATTCAAGTGAAGTTCCGCTTAGATAACGAAGAACGAAATCCTGCTGAAAAGCCGCAGCACCTAAAAGCGCGTCCTCTTTTCCTTTATAAAGGTCAACGCCGAACGCCGTTCTATGGTCTGCACCCAACCATTCGCCAGAATACACAAAGTTAACACCAAAGCTAATTTGTTCTTGTTCGCGTAATTGATCTCTGAACTCACGGCCAACAAGGTCTATGTTCCCATCTCCATCACTATCAATAAGCGCTCGTGGTTCGTGGTAGTTCTGCTCCTGTTCATTATCTATGTAGCGCAAACGTGTATCGTAGCTGATCGAATCACTCAACTGTCCCTCTAGAGAAAGTTGAACAGAGTCAGAACGCAAGTTTAGAAAATCACTGGCTTCATTATGGTTCCAATCTATATCTGTGAGAAAGTTACCATTGTCGTCAACAGGCACGCCACGTAGTCGGTTAGCACCTAAATCTTGTGAGTAATGGGTGTATTGAAGCGTTAGCAACTGGCCTTGAAGGTCATATGTATAGCCAGAGTCGAAGATAAATACTTCACTGTCGCTGTTGTCGCGATAGGTATCTTGCTGCTCATAAAAAACACCAGCACGCGCATTTTGATTGTTATCAATCGCTCCATTTATTTCTGCTGAGCCACCAAAGCGAGAGTGTGAACCAGCGATGATCCTAGCATTGGCGTTGAAATCTGAGGTTGGCTTTTTAGTGACGTAGTTAAATAAGCCACCTGGCGCGCCTGGTCCATAAAGCATACCAGCAGGCCCTTTCAAAAAGTCTACGCGTTCAATATTAAATAATTGAGGTACGTTGAAGCCTACATAAGGGTCTCCGCGTAAGCCATCGAAGAAGATTTCCTCTTGTCTGAAACCCCTGGCGGTTACACCGGCATAGCTAAATTGGCTAACACCAGCAATGTTACGATAAATATCTTTTGCATTGCGCGCACCCTGATCGCGTATCAAGCTTTCGTTGATTGTAGTGATTTGTTGGGTCGAGTTAAGTGGGTCAACACTTAACTTACCTGTAGATGAGTTACCATTGCGATATAGATTGATCGCTCTACTAGTCACTACCACACGCTCTACTTGTTCGGATTTCGCGGGTGATATTTCACGTTTATCCGAAGAGGTTTCAATGTCTTGTGATAAAGCAGGGGAGGTCAACGAAGCAGCTATTAACGCGGCTAAATATTTCATTGCAAAAAAATCCAAGTGTTGTGTGATAAAAGGAGCGTGATGAAAAGCCAATACTTTAGTATAAATGATAACAGTTTTTATTATCGTTTATCTATAGTTGTATGCCATTTGTCGTGTTGTAATCAATATCAGTAAGCGAGAGTTATGGTGTGCAGAAACGTATATGGATAGGTGTCAATTCGCATCAAAGTAAATTAGACCAATGTAGATGGAAACTTCATTATTTTGGCGTATGGTTATAGAGTAGGTTTGATTTACGACAAAGCAATGTAGATCCACTTTATCTAATATCTGAGTATAAATTTGGCATATTGGAAGGGTGTGTCGCTGGTGTTAAGTCATGACACTTACAAAGGAGTTGGACTGAATTGGGCGTAACCGTTTTATGAAGAAAGTACTGTATTCAACACTAGGGCTGTTTTTAACGCTTCTTGGTATCATAGGCGCGTTTTTACCTGTAATGCCAACTACGGTATTTTTGATAGGCGCGCTTTTTTGTTTCACTAAATCTTCACCACGCCTTGAGAGTTGGCTTATTCAACACCCCAAATATGGGCCTAGTCTGGTTGCGTGGCGTAAACACGGTGCAATATCTAAAAAGGTAAAATGCATAGCGTGTTGCAGTATGCTGATAAGTTTTATTCTTATTTGTCTATTTGCATCCATGCCGATCCCCGCTTACATAGGCATTGCAGTGTTTATGGGAATAGGCGCATATTTCGTAGTTACGCGCCCCAATATCCCTGCTGTATAGCATCCCTGCTGTTGAGCGCCTTTATCGGTTTCTACCTAGTCGCTCGTGACTGTTCACCCATTCATCCGCAACTACAGCAGAACCAAGAGATAGATCCCCACATAGCACTGTCGCTGCAACTATCTCGGCAAACTTGTTAACGCTACCTCTTTCTGTACAGCCAAGTACGCTTAAGCATTCGTTTTGTGTAGCCAAGCCGGTTCCGCCACCGTACGTAGCAACAATTAACGATGGAATCGTAA encodes:
- the recJ gene encoding single-stranded-DNA-specific exonuclease RecJ, which encodes MILPIVRREVSGASLSSDLHPVIDRIYRGRNIANMDDLENGLKGLTHFNVLKGMPQAAQILANAVVQNKRVIIVGDFDADGATSTSVCILALRAMGYHNVDFLVPNRFDFGYGLSVPIVDEAAKLGAEVIVTVDNGISCIDGVTHAKSLGMQVVVTDHHLPGDTLPPADAIVNPNQPGCEFPSKNLAGVGVAFYIMLALKAELQQQGYFEKVGIAPPNLASLLDIVAVGTVADVVVLDKNNRILVHQGLQRIRAGKCRPGIKALVEVANRDCAHLTSTDLGFVVGPRLNAAGRLDDMSQGIACLLEDETIQARMIAAELDALNKERREIETGMKAQAETVLEQMALDEGDMPSALVVYREDFHQGVIGIVAGRLKEKYLKPVIAFAHQDDIVIKGSARSIPGVHIRDVLDEVNTRYPGVIEKFGGHAMAAGLSLPVAKLPDFEQAFVDVARTHMEKLDGNHALLSDGDLSSEELCLPFAHLLRQAGPFGQGFESPLFDGEFTLLDQRLVGQKHLKMVLKSDGASEVDAIAFNIDLKAWPNAMVKRVHIAYRLDINVFRGQETVQLIIEQIEAV
- the recO gene encoding DNA repair protein RecO, yielding MNNDWLNAYVLHRRPYRETSYIVDFFTLEEGRVSAVAKGVKNSKSDKKSLLQPFQHLRLQLSGKSELKSLRHVESVAPSINLVGTALFCAMYVNELTNRVMPAGLASDGVYDAYENTLLSLRDNSDIEVTLRQFEFALLDEMGLLPDFTTDVEYEMPIEETGSYNFQIDAGFVPIPQDVAGLRGMRGFPGQALLSLSQGEFTPLSKKVAKVLCRDLLKPLIGDKPLKSRELFMPKPR
- the pdxJ gene encoding pyridoxine 5'-phosphate synthase produces the protein MSTILLGVNIDHIATLRNARGTHYPDPVHAADIAERAGADGITVHLREDRRHIKDRDVRILAQTINTRLNLEMAVTDEMLAIAEEVKPVFCCLVPEKREELTTEGGLDVAGNFENIKAACERLANANILVSLFIDADKAQIDAAAACSAPYIEIHTGQYAEATSEDEQQKELARLVEGIEYADSLGLKVNAGHGLHYHNVKPIAAIPQLIELNIGHAIIARAAFDGLHTAVADMRKLMLEARAGI
- the acpS gene encoding holo-ACP synthase, with protein sequence MAIAGLGTDIVEIARLGKGESANERLAKRVLTPAEWQAFSEHATPVRFLAKRFAAKEAAVKALGTGIGNGISWQHIEVRNNDLGAPELHFSGEFAAMCEARGITRSVISISDEQHYAVATVILES
- the rlmD gene encoding 23S rRNA (uracil(1939)-C(5))-methyltransferase RlmD; translation: MANLFKQSRSKQKGTASSRLSGNGKKGNASANAQVAGLRFGKTKNASQASKKANSSTVTIEDVDWMGHGVVRGNPIMFVEGALVGETCDIEVLSSKKKVINAKATNIQLPSEARQAPFCPVFDSCGGCQLQHIKPDTALEQRDNALKVMMERQLAMKAGVWQSPLVGPRPQYRRKARLAIDARNPNQIKLGFREANSNKVTNVDSCPILVDPLSNIIGPLQNALTGFESARHIGHISLIAGDNTSHLVIKHIKALEAELIDAVNALVNEYSLANTDKIELKLENKQGQIRSVGHGTDLVMSTINDCSISPSANDFIQINKVVNEKMIDQAMDWLNPLPNERIADWFSGLGNFTLPIAKSGSRVQAVEGVAEMVRRAKDNAQRQGINNVEWLHLDLADKTNVEASLQQGFDKVLLDPSREGALTVCHALVKALPKTIVYVSCNPSTFSRDAKVLIDGGYEMEKAGVAEMFPFTHHMEMMALFTRKQQ